The stretch of DNA CCGACGGCCAACTCGCCGACTCCCTCGCCCTGGCCAACGCCTTGGCCGGCCTCGTCGTCAACCTCGCCGCCCGGTCCGACGCCACCGGCTTCCTCGACGTCCAGTACAGCGACCTGTACTTCGCGGAGGTCCACCAGGCCACCGGGTACCTGGCCACCGAACTCGGCATACCCCCGGCCCAGGCCCTCGTCCGGCTTCGCTCCCACGCCTTCACCCACGACCTCCCCCTGCTCGCCGCCGCCCGCGCCGTGCTGCTCCACCGACTTCAGCTGGACAACGACAGACGCTGACGGCGACAGGGCATCGGTGAGCGAGATATCTACGGAACCGGTCCAGTGGCGGCCTGCGGTGGGAGACTTGGGACGGACCGGTCGTGAGGCCGGGCTTGGGAATCGCCGCCGGTGTGTGACGGCGATCCCCAAGCGTGAGGATGCGCGGCTCCCCTCCACCGCATCCTCACGAGGGCCCTCCCGGAGTTGGGGATGCGGGAATAGCCCCCACATGCCGGGCGGGCGGAGGCTGGAGCTGTGTTGTCGGCGATGCGGCTCCAGCCGGGCCTCAGTGGTGTTCCGGCTCGGGGGCTGGGAGCCTGCTGGGATCACGTGGTCGGTGACAGCACGTGAATCCTTCGTCCGGGATCAGGATATGGCCCCATGGGCTGCCGCGATAGGGGGCCGTTCCAGGCAGCAGCCCGCCCTGCGGCGCGCCCCGTGCCTGCCGTCGCGATCCGGCAACCCCGTCAGCTCTCTCCGGTGTCGGAGTCGGGCGGATCGAAGAGTGTGACGTGGCCGTCGACGACGGCACGGGACAGGGCGATCAAGGTCGTCGCCCGGGTGTGGGCGTGGGCGCGCAGCAGGGCAAGCGCCTGGCCGGTGGTGAGGGAATGGCGGTAGCTGATCATGCCGATGGCGTGGTGGACCACGGCGTCCGCCGGCAGGAGCCAGGCGTGGACGAGCTCGTCCTCGGTCGGCACGGGCGCGGCGAGAAGCAGGAGGTCGGCAGCGTCGGCATGGTCCTGGGCAACTTGCAGGTCGGCGTCGGAGATCGGGCCGGGGCGGTGGCGGTACAGGGTGAGGACGAGGCCGGCCTGCCGTGCCGGGTCGGCGCCGTTGAGGATCGGCAGGGCGTAGGCGGCGCGGATGTGGTGTGCCTTCGCCTGGTGGGCGAAGACAGGCCAGTGCCGGGTGGCGGCCTGGTCGTTGAGATCGTCGGCCAGGACCCGGGCGCGCTGGCTCAGGGCCTGCACACAGGGGCCTTCTCCGAGACTGATCTGCAGCTCCTCGCCCTTGCGGGCCAGCGGCCCGACCGCGCAGAGCGACACCCGCTGCGCCAGGGCGGCGTCGGCCGCCAGTGTGAGCCCCACGGAATACGCGCTGTGCAGGGCTCTCCGGCACGCCTCGCCGATGGTCGATCCGGGTTCTGCGTGTCCTGTGTAGCGGGCGGCGAGGAAGACGGCCTCCCGCCGGGCCCCTGTCACCGGAGGCTCGGTGCGGAAGCGGGCAGGCGCGCGGCGCTGAGGCATGCAGTCATGGTGGCGTCCGAACTCCGGCATTCACCGCCGACGCTGCCCTGATCGGAAGCCAATGTCAGGGTGGGGTGGGCGAGCTGTTCGCCTGCGGGCAGCCTGTATCTCCACCGTACGCCTCACTTCGCGTTCGGCGGAGGAAGAGCGTGCGCTGCCAAAAGGTCCCTAAACTGGAGGGCGTCGTCAGTGCGTCCTCCGCGCCTTCGGAGGCCCCTCCTGAGGCAATAGTGGGAGGTGAACGCAGTGAGCACGGAGAGTGACCTGACTCACGTACTGCGGAGCCTGCACCCCTCCCGCGGGAATCCGGGCCTGATCGGCGCCGACCCGAAACTGTGTGCCCAGGCTCTGCTCATGGACGGCATCGCCGTCTCCGCGACAACCGACGGGGGTCTGAGCGAACTGCTGTGGTCCACGGCGGGCGCCAGCGCATGGCTGGAGGACCTGCAGTTCACGATGGGACAGGGACCGGCACTCGAAGTGGCCGCTACGTGCAAGCCCGTCCTGGTGGCAGACTTGGCGCGCCTGCCGATGGACCGGTGGCCCGCCCTGCTGCCCGAGGTCACGGCCCTGGGTGTCGGCGCGGTCTTCTGCTTCCCGTTGGCCATCGGGTCCGCCTGCCTGGGCACGATGACCCTGCAGCGCGCGGCACCGGGCCCGCTGCCGGACGCCACGTCGACCGACGTCTGGCTCGTGGCCAACGCTTTGATCGCCGTTCTGCTGGACAGCGATCCGCAACAAGAAGCCCTCGCCACCGCAGCTGATTCCTCGGACTTCTACCGGGCCGCCGTCCACCAGGCCAGCGGCATGATCAGCGTCCAGGCCGAGGTCTCGCTCGCCCAGGCCCTCCTGCGGCTGCGCGCCCACGCCTACCGGTGCGGGCGGCCCCTGCTCGAGGTAGCCGAGGACGTGGTAGCCAGGCGGTTGGCCTTCCACAATGATGAAAACGGGCCGGACAATCCTGCCGGCGAAGGGACTGAAGGGCCATGACACGTGAAGAACAACTGCTGGCAGCCATGGTCGATGCCGTAGACACCCTCGTCGACGACTTCGACCTGATCGACTTCCTGCACCAGCTGTGCGACCGGTGCAATGAGTTGCTCGACGTCTCCGCCGTCGGAGTCATGCTCGCCGACCCCAGCGGCGGCCTGCAGCTGATCGCCGCATCGGACGAGCACACCCGGCTGCTGGAACTCTTCGCCATCCAGGCCGACGAAGGGCCCTGCGTGGAGTGCCACCGCGATGGCGCCGCCCGCTTCAACATCTCCCTGAGGTCCCCCGACGAGACAGCCGCCTTCCCGCTCTTCGCCGAGCGTGCCCGCCAGGCCGGATTCGCCACCACCCACGCCCTGCCGATGCACTTGCGCCGGAAGGCCGTGGGCGCGCTGAACCTCTTCGACTCCCGTGAACAGAAACTCAGCGACGCCGATGCGCGGGTGGCGCAAGCACTGGCGGACGTGGCCACCATCGCCATCCTGCAGCACCGCTCCGTCGTGCACGGCAACATCGAGCGCGCCCAGCTACGGGCCGCTCTCTCCAGCCGCATCGTCATCGAGCAGGCCAAGGGCATCATGGCCGAGCGCTGGCAGGCCACCCTCGACGAGGCGTTCGATGCCCTGCGCCGACACGCTCGCTCCCACCGGCAGAGCCTGGCCGGACTCTGCAAGCAACTCATCGACGGCTCCCTCGACTCCTCTACAGTGCAACGCCCCTGACCGCACGAACTGACCGCACAAGCCTGACCGCACCCCGGCCCGGTACCCGCCCCAGCCCTCGGCGGAAGGACGTGTCTCTCCCGCCACCGGCCTCGTCAAAGGGACACCTCGTGAACCAGGACCACCACGCCGCGGCCTGGCAACGCATCAGCACCGCCGCTCACACCGGCGGCGTCACGCTCACGGTCGCCTGCCGGACCTGCGCCGACGACGTGGAAGCCGACTTCGCCGGAGCCACCCTCGTCGTCGCCGGAGAACTGCGCCTGCTGGGCACCGCCACCGATGAGCGCGCCCGCACCGTGGAAGACGCCCAGCTGGTCACCGGCGAAGGACCATGCACCGACGCCTACACCCGCCACGCCCCCGTCGACGCCGTGGACCTGCACCACGCGGCCGACCGCTGGCCCGCGTTTGCCCGCGTGGCCGCCGAACAGGGCGTCCGCAGCGTTCTGGCGCTCCCCCTGACGATCGGCGCCCTCGCCATCGGTGCCATGGACCTCTACCGCGTCGAGCCCACCCCGTTCAGCCCCGCCCAGAAGAAGCGGGCCAGCGCCTACGCCCGCATTCTGGCCCTGCTCGCCCTGGAAGAGCACCCGCACCTGCTCACCAGCGGTTCCCGGCCCACCCAGCGCGGCCCCCAGGGCTACCCGCCCACCGTCCACATGGCCGCCGGTGTCCTCGCAGCCAAGGACGGGCTCACCCCCGACGACGCCCTGGCCCGCCTCCGCGCCCACGCCTTCAGCCACAACCAGCCCCTGCTGCACACGGCGGAACAGGTCATCAACACCCACCGACTCGACTAGGGATACGTGCGCAGGCTTGGCGACCAAGGTCGAGCTGTACGCGGCGGCCCGCCGTGTGGCGCTGGCCCTGACCGGCGCAGTCGGCATCTGGTCATGGACCTGTCCGGGGTGACGCGCTGCGACCGGATCGTCAATACCGGGCTTGCTCACCCTCGCTGTTCGAGGTCGATTACCTCACCATCGAACAGACGAAAACCTATGTTGGCTGGAGTAGACATTGGGCGGTGGTGTGGTTATGGTTTCTCTCGTAACCCAGAGAGACAGCAGGGCCTGGCAGAGACGAACTACCGGGCAGCAATACCCGCAAGTGCAGTTCGCAGGACGATGCGGTGGTGGAGTTCCGAAGCCAGAGCAGATGCAGGAGAGGCAACGGGGCTGGCTGCCGAAGCGTGGCGCTATGAAAGGCCACCAGTAGTTCGCATCACCAGCAGTACGCAGTTCCCGTAGGTAAGCAAGTGATTCAAGAGGGAAGAACGGAGGAGCCGAGCGCCATCAGGAGGATCGCCCGGGCGGAATCTTGAGCCCGGGTACCGCAGGACATCGATAGTGAGGTGGTCTCCGGTCAAGCAACCGCGATCCCGGCAGTCCCGACAGCATCTCGGTCGGGTCTGCGGAAACAGAAGGCCGGCGCAGCAACAGGGCCGGCAGATGGTGTAGCAGTTCCTTCGGGGCCCGGGTGCCGTACAGCACCCGGGCCCCTCCACGCGTTCCATAGAGAGGTGCAAGTGACAGCAGACGATTCGTTCGGGCGTCTCGATGACGACGACTACCCCGCCTACACCATGGGCCGGGCCGCCGACATGCTCGGCACCACCCAAGGCTTCCTGCGCGCCATCGGAGAAGCCCGCCTCATCACCCCCCTGCGCTCCGCGGGCGGCCACCGCCGCTACTCCCGCTACCAACTGCGCATCGCCGCCCGCGCCCGAGAGCTCGTCGACCAGGGCACCCCCATCGAGGCCGCCTGCCGCATCGTCATCCTCGAAGATCAACTCGAAGAAGCTCAGCGCATCAACGCCGAACACCACCGCGCCGCCGAATCAGCGACCCTGACAGCCACGAGTCACAACGGCTGAGCATTACGGCAGCTCCTGCCGAATCACGGTGTGGGCGGTGTCCGACAGGGACAAGCCGGATGCATAGGCGCGTGCGCGCAGCCGGTCCAGGGCTTCGGCCAGCGAAACGCCGAGTCTCTCGCTGAGGACGCCGGTGGCGTGATGCACTTCGGCCCGGTGCAGGTCCACCGCTCCTACGTGACCCGGGCCGTTGCCGACGTCGGTGCCGGCCGGCCAGTGGCTCAGTACGTACTGGGCCAGCGCGTCGGCGACCAACTGGCCTTGTGCCAACTGCTGTCCGGTGAGCGGACCCACCGTGCGCCGGTAGCCGGTCATCGTCCCCACTTGCACGGCGCCGATGCGCACGGGCCAGACGAACAAGGCCGCGATCCCCAGCTCTTCGGCCTCGGCAGCGAACTGCGGCCACTGCTGGGCCAGCGACCGGCCGAGGTCGGGCAACGCGCGTACCTCTGCTTCGTCGTGGACGAATTTCCCGGGCCCCTGCCCGAGGACGAACTGCAGGTCCTCCAGGCGCGCACTGGTCTCATCGCTGAACCACACCAGCTCCTGCCCCAAGGCGACAGCGATCCCACCAAGGCCCAACGCCTGCGCGCAGGCAACCACCCACCCCCGACGCTGTTCCTGATCCGCCGCCGCAGGCAGGCTGTCCAGGAGTTCACCGACCGTCGAACTCATACTCTCCGACCTCGCATTCGTCGGTTCCCATGAGGCGCGGCGGGGCTCAGCCGCAGGTCTCCCAGAATAGTGCCGACTGCTGCCCCGTCCGCTCGCGCAGGCCCCGGAAACGAAGCAGCGCCCGAGCCGACCAAAGTCGACCCGGACGCTGCGTAGCAGGTCAGAGGGGGTTTCCCCGCACCTGCTTCCGGTAGACCGTGTGGGACTCGAACCCACAACCAATGGATTAAAAGTCCACTGCTCTGCCAATTGAGCTAACGGTCCGTGCGGACGCACCCCCCGAGCATAGCCGCAGAGGCCCAGTCGTCCGATCGGGTATCGCTTCCTCGGCCCGTCGCAGCTTCCGCGACGGGCCGTCGAAGGCCGCCGCGCGCTCAGGGATCGGCCGGTTCCGGCGCCCCGCTCCTGGCCGCCTCGCGGGCCGCCGTGCGTTCGTGGTCCGGGTTGAGGAACCAGTGCCTGGCCGATGCGAACCACCAGGTCGCGGCGGATCCGAGGACGACGAGGACCGCGATCGGGGCGTAGTTGAAGGTCCCCCAGGTGACCGGCGAGACCTGCGGCAGCATGAAGAGCACCGTGATCACGCCGACCCACGCCACCGCGACGATGCCGATCGGGCGTGACCAGCGGCCCAAGTGCCAGGGCCCGCGCTCGAATTCGTCGCCCTTGCGCAGCCGCAGGAGGGTCGGGATGACGTAGGCGATGTAGAGGCCGATGACGGCGATGGACGTCACCGCCGCGTACGCCGTGACGTTGATCAGGTAGGGCAGGCCGAGCACGAGCGCGCCCAGGGCCGCTAGCCAGACCGCCGCGACGGGCGTGCGCGTACGCGGGTTGACCGAGTGCCAGATGTGCGAGAACGGCAGCGCTCCGTCCCGCGAGAAGGCGTAGATCATGCGGGAGTTGGCGGTCACGGACGCCATGCCGCAGAAGAGCTGCGCTCCGATGACGACCAGCAGGAGCAGCTTGCCCGTGGTCGCTCCGAGCGCGTCGAGCAGGATCTGGGCGGGCGGCGCCCCCGTCGCCGACTCGCG from Streptomyces sp. BA2 encodes:
- a CDS encoding GAF domain-containing protein, which produces MPQRRAPARFRTEPPVTGARREAVFLAARYTGHAEPGSTIGEACRRALHSAYSVGLTLAADAALAQRVSLCAVGPLARKGEELQISLGEGPCVQALSQRARVLADDLNDQAATRHWPVFAHQAKAHHIRAAYALPILNGADPARQAGLVLTLYRHRPGPISDADLQVAQDHADAADLLLLAAPVPTEDELVHAWLLPADAVVHHAIGMISYRHSLTTGQALALLRAHAHTRATTLIALSRAVVDGHVTLFDPPDSDTGES
- a CDS encoding GAF and ANTAR domain-containing protein, whose product is MSTESDLTHVLRSLHPSRGNPGLIGADPKLCAQALLMDGIAVSATTDGGLSELLWSTAGASAWLEDLQFTMGQGPALEVAATCKPVLVADLARLPMDRWPALLPEVTALGVGAVFCFPLAIGSACLGTMTLQRAAPGPLPDATSTDVWLVANALIAVLLDSDPQQEALATAADSSDFYRAAVHQASGMISVQAEVSLAQALLRLRAHAYRCGRPLLEVAEDVVARRLAFHNDENGPDNPAGEGTEGP
- a CDS encoding GAF and ANTAR domain-containing protein, which codes for MTREEQLLAAMVDAVDTLVDDFDLIDFLHQLCDRCNELLDVSAVGVMLADPSGGLQLIAASDEHTRLLELFAIQADEGPCVECHRDGAARFNISLRSPDETAAFPLFAERARQAGFATTHALPMHLRRKAVGALNLFDSREQKLSDADARVAQALADVATIAILQHRSVVHGNIERAQLRAALSSRIVIEQAKGIMAERWQATLDEAFDALRRHARSHRQSLAGLCKQLIDGSLDSSTVQRP
- a CDS encoding ANTAR domain-containing protein, whose product is MNQDHHAAAWQRISTAAHTGGVTLTVACRTCADDVEADFAGATLVVAGELRLLGTATDERARTVEDAQLVTGEGPCTDAYTRHAPVDAVDLHHAADRWPAFARVAAEQGVRSVLALPLTIGALAIGAMDLYRVEPTPFSPAQKKRASAYARILALLALEEHPHLLTSGSRPTQRGPQGYPPTVHMAAGVLAAKDGLTPDDALARLRAHAFSHNQPLLHTAEQVINTHRLD
- a CDS encoding MerR family transcriptional regulator; protein product: MTADDSFGRLDDDDYPAYTMGRAADMLGTTQGFLRAIGEARLITPLRSAGGHRRYSRYQLRIAARARELVDQGTPIEAACRIVILEDQLEEAQRINAEHHRAAESATLTATSHNG
- a CDS encoding ANTAR domain-containing protein — encoded protein: MSSTVGELLDSLPAAADQEQRRGWVVACAQALGLGGIAVALGQELVWFSDETSARLEDLQFVLGQGPGKFVHDEAEVRALPDLGRSLAQQWPQFAAEAEELGIAALFVWPVRIGAVQVGTMTGYRRTVGPLTGQQLAQGQLVADALAQYVLSHWPAGTDVGNGPGHVGAVDLHRAEVHHATGVLSERLGVSLAEALDRLRARAYASGLSLSDTAHTVIRQELP